The Equus przewalskii isolate Varuska chromosome 4, EquPr2, whole genome shotgun sequence region GGTGCTTTGAAGTTTATTAGCACAGTTGTCAAGCTTTAGGATTATCAGGCTCACTGGTGAGAGAACTCAGAACATGATTTTTGAGAAGAGAGAGTATTGACAGAGGACAGTAACAGACTGCCCACTCTAGAGCCCCCCAATATCGATTAGGGATCATGTTCTTCTGGGTGTTAGGACATCCACCTTCTCTTATTAGCTCTGCTTCTTTGCCTGAACTTATAGAAATCAAAGTGAGCAGAGGGTTTATGGAATTTTCTAGTCATTTCTGTCCATGTAGACCTCGTATCTGGATAaatcagacttaaaaaaaaaaagggtagcatctttttcttctctagagaagagagaagatacTCTTAcgatttttttttatcctttcaaatCCTCTCTTCTTCAGATATCACCAGAATTTTTCAGGGCAATTGCCCACATGATTTGTACCAGCCAAGGTGATAGACTTCTGATATTGTATTGTTTGATTCAAGAGTGGAATACATTACCCAGAAGAAAGCATTGTAATttcatagaaaatagaaatatttaatcttATGCAAGCTCGCATGTATTTGATGAAAATACTTTCAGCATTTTTGAATAAGCAGATGGTACCAGGAGCTGTCTACTTTATTAAgttaatatatatacttttcacTGTCCTTTTCCCTGATGGATGGTATATAGGAGCTCAtccaaatcattttaaatgtgaaatactaaaaaaaaagtgACTAATCAATTGTGGTTGGATATTTGCGTTAATGAATTCTGTTTAGAGCACCAAAGAGAGGAAAACTCCcattctttatattctttgctCTGCCAGAGGGAATAGCATGCTTCTGGTGAGACTGAGAAGAGTTAGGTTGCTGGAAATGGTACTTTCTTCCCATTTCTACAGAATCTGTAATAAGGAGATGGGTGTGGACTAGTCTAGTTTGAATAGAATAGTGATGAGTGGAATTTGAAATGGCCACTGAAAGAAGGATAGGATTTCGATTACTCAGATATCACTTAAGATATTTGTGAGCAAGTCATCAAAACTAACTTTAGTTAACTTAAGCATTAAGTAAATGTTAGAGGATATtgattgtatttgttttctattgctttgtAACACCTTATCACAAATTAAGCAGCTTGatacacatttgttatctcagtTTCATTGCTCAGGGGTCCACACATGGCTCAAGTAGGTCCTCTGCTCAGGAATCTCATCAGGTTTTTGAGCAGGCTGCAGTCTTAGAGGCTCAACTGAGGAAAGATCTGCCTCCAAGCTCCCTTGGGTTTTGGTAGAATTTGTCTCCTTGTGATTGGAGGACTGAGGTctcccattttcttgctggctgtcagtcAGAGGCCACTCATAGCTCTTAAAGGCTGCTTGCTGTTCTTTGCCATGTGACCCTCTCACAGTCACTCTTATAACATGGCAGCTTGCGTTTCAAAGCTTTGCTCCAGGATGATAAGACAGTCTTGTGTAACATATGGGAGTGATATAACATCACCTTTGTCATATAATCTAATCAAGGGAGTGACATCTGTCACCTTTGCcttattctgttggttagaagcaagttgTATGTTGTATCCAAATTTAAGGAAAGAGAGTTATACAGGCATGAATCATTGAAGGTCACCTTAGAATGTGTCCACCACATTGCTAGCTTGTAGAATCTCTGGGATAGTCAGCAGACCTGGCTTAGAAGCCACTCAATCAGAAACTGCTCACAATCACTCTGCAGAGCTGATTTTGTGAGATAGCATTGCTGTCACTGTTGGCACATAAGCTTCTATAGTGGAAGGTGGGTTCTATCAAAAGAGAGAGGATTCTCCATACACTGTATAATAATGGGGTTCAGTTGCTCATGGTCATGTCAGTGGATACATAAGTATCCACTgctgaagggaaggagaaaaaaatatgagcaaattaTTGTGTAATAAATGTTGAAGTTTTTGACCAGTATAGGCATGATGACCATCTGGAAATGGGATTGAATTGGAGAGTAGCTGGAGTCATGCAACTAACTCCTTAGAAAGAAAACTCTCCGAGGATTTAGGAGAATGGTGGTAGTGAGGCCCCATTTAGGAATGGTGGTGGTAAGAAAGAAGTAGAagactttaaaagataaatcacTAGCACATATGTTAGTTTAGGAATTGACTTAATTAGTCCCTAATATATTTTACATGGGAAAGATTTTTAAGGGACTGGTGCCACCAATCCTTGCAGGGAGCCAGCACTGTGAGTTGGAGGTCTGCAGCATGGCCTCTCCTTATCCTGTAGGCGGGAACAGAGCTAGAGACCATCTCAGATCTGCTGTACGTCTGTAGTCCAATGACTGTGGCGTGTTGTGTAGGGGCACGAGGGTGTATTGAGCACAGCCCCTGCTCCAAGCACTTTGCAGGAATGATTTTATCTAATCTGCATTTCCTCTCTGGCAACTGAATTCAAATTTCCCTAGTTCCGTCTCCCCTCTTACCTCCAAGGAAGTGGAGACTTTGAAAGGTTAAATACCTTGGTAAGGGTCATTCAGCTAGAGGTGCCATTGGGATTTGAATCTAGGTCTGATGTCAAGGCCCGTAGTCCTATAGTACACTTCCCATATGCACAAGCAGTAAGTGACGTTTCCAGGGGAAAAGCTTGTTTTTCCCATTGAAGGGAAAGTTAGCACTATAATTGCtctttggtttcttcattcaTCTTCAGAGAACTGGATCCTGGAAGATGAGGGTTAAAGAGAGGAGTGAGAGAGTGTGCTGTATCatgccttcttttattttcccagcaGGAAGTACAGATTATAGGTCTTTCTTTGATCTAAAAGTAAGAATGTGGAGCCGAggctgtgtatttttatttctacttatcattttggctaaaatcaaaagctctgtgtctcctttctctcctatATGTAGATTTCTCCTGTTAAATTCAATCAGGAAGCGTTATGAATTCTTATTGCCTCTTTGGCCTTAGGGTTCTTTCTATAGCCTTTTCAGTAGATGGCACTGTTTTGATCTACTTGAAAAGTCTATTGAGACATTCCTCCTTTGTTCTTCTATTACTCAGTCCCCCTTTCTACTCTGCGGTGTCTCTGAATTCTATTCATAgatattctactttttttctttctgttttatgtaCTTAAATCTCTTCTTTAAATGGATCCACTTCCATTGATCAGAATCATTGGCCTAGATCCCCTTGCTGCTCTACTGTAAAATACAAGCTCAGTGTGGGACTCATCTGTATTCTGTTAATTTTACTGAGTTGTACCCTGCAGCCCAGCATGGTATGAGGAAGACTTTAAGATTTCCCTGGGTATCAGAATGTAAGCATTTTAAATGAATACCCCAAAGTATTATTCTGATTGGATTGTGTTAGGTCAGGTGCATACCCATGGACCACTCAACTGTGGCTGTCCCGCTGTTCTCAGAGGGCAACAGTGAGCCACCCTCAGCCTGATTAGGGTCAGCTACAATAATCTAATCCAGAGCAAGCTACAGCTTGGGAAATCTTgaaataactttatttcttcatgtgagTTTTAGATTTTCTGACTTAGCTTAGGCCAGATTTGACTCTAAGTGCCCAAACTCTTCAGCATGGCACACAGATTCTCTCATAGTCTGGACCTAGCCTGTCTTTATtacctttatatttttaactcttGCCATTCCCTGCTGTATGACTTTAAGGATGTAAGCACTAAGCTTGAAGCTAGCAAGTGGCTTACATTTTAGATAATGAACAACCAGCCTGACATGTAAAGAAAAGTCAAGGTgtgaatgtgcatgtgtgtggcagGGGTGGCAGGTGGAGAGGGGGTTTAGGAACAAACAGTAACAgcatttcagtttttcacttcCTGCATCCAGTCATTCTTGAGGCCATTCTACCAGATTCTTCTGGGGTTACCTTATGTGAGCAAGAAGTCATCCATAAATTGAGTTTCTGCCCCTTGCAATTGAAAGTACACTAAATAGCACAGGTTTCTTTCAGCCTAGCATTCTCAGTGCAGTTTCAGAACCTGCTACCTTCCGAACTATCAGTGGCCATCACTTAGCTAAACTCAGACTTTACTCCTCTCAGGTTTTGTTTGGAGAGTATGCCCATTAGGAAGCTGcaccttctctgctctccttttcctCGAGGCCCAACTTATGTCCCTCCTCTTTGGCGGTGCTTCCTCTGACTTCTGCAGCTCATCATGATCTTGTTCTTCTCTGAATTCCTACAGTCATTTAGGACTATGGCAGTGGATCACACACTCTTACTAGTTGAATTTTAGTATCAATTGATTGAGAAAAacccataataaaaaaaagtctactATATGAGTAAAACTTTAAAGGAATTGACATTTTATTGCCCAATTCAGCATGTTTATACTTTTGAAATATAggagtatatttaatatatggaATTTATTATATATGTTCTCTCTGCAGTTCCTCTGTGGCCCACTAGAGATCTGTGCCCTCCTTTGCCTAgatggaaaggagggaagagacgGCTTGGCTTTCTAATGGGCACCCTCTCCAAGTAAAATGCTGCAAGAAGATTGTCTGATTTAGCTAAGACTACTGCTCTATGCAGTATGAACCTAAGTTATTcttattaaacattttacttaagTATGTAGAAAcgtaaaataaaatgcaaatactttGACTCGTAGATTTTGCAAATTAGAAGACCAAAACCAATGAGCAAATATTAAATGTGAACAACAGAACTGATGAAATTACAAGGAACAACATTAAATTATGTGACAAATGGTATTGTATTGCTGAAATGACATTGCCAGTGTTAGGTTTAAGCGTATAAGGAGCTAGCTTCAGATCCTGTTCTTATTTAATCTGTTTCTATgttttatatgaatataaatgcagaaagtgtccttttaaaaagtagattaaaaaagCCCCAATATTAACTTGAAGGCTTTGCTTGCTGGTTCAGGGTAATCAGACTTCATGTATGACGAAAACTCTACCAGTAAATAATCTTCAAATGTCAATTTTAATGACGTGTCACCTGAGCGCTCTGTAATGTCTTCTTGTTCTCTTAAAGATGTGATTAGCATTGTGAAGTTATTGAATTCTAAATCAAATCTTAAAGCCCTATCCAAAGATTGCaggaatggagaacagattgcGCGGAAACTACGCAGAGAGAGGATGCATGCACCACCTTCACTCTCAACGTGATGATGACTTATCATGCAGGCGCTTTGGGAGGCCTGTGCTACTGTGTGTTCTGTATCGACTCAGTTCATCCTCACATCTTTCCTAATCAGACTTTATTTATCAAACTGTATGTTTTTTGGCCTTCACCTGGTGCACACGTGGTTGAGAACACCAACAATAAACACTGGAATGAAAATTTGGTGGTTCTATTTAGTTTTAAGAAGCTTATTCAGAATTTAATTagaatacatttatatttcttgattttttagaTTATCATACCAGCGAAAacccaaaatgaggaaaattccGCATCCAACTCGTGGATCTCAGTTTGAAGTACATAGTCCCAAATATCAATCACCACTTAAAACAGTTTGCATCTTATTCTGCCTTCTTCATCATTATCTAGATTGTAAGCCACTTGAAGGCAGAGAGAACTTgcttactgtttttttttccaCAGCACTGAGTGCATTTCTGAGAGTTGATGTCCAATGAGTGTTTGCTGATCAACTGACTGTTTATATGTCATTATTTCCTACTTCTccgtgagctccttgagggcagggactattttgttttaatctgtGGACTCCAAATGCCTAGCACAGCAACTCTGACATgaaaaatgctcagtaaatgtctgtaAGAAGGAATGGATGAGTTATTGGctttgtgtctatgtgtgtgtcttCTTTTAGATCTCATCTTTCATATACAAAGCGCTCCTAACAGTTGTATAGATCAATGCTGCCCAACAGAATTTTCTGCGATGATGGAAATATTATAGATCATGTTCTTCATTACCGTAGTCACTAGGCACAAGTGAcctttgagcacttgaaatgtaggtAGTCGGGCCGAGAGCCTGAAtttacttttgtttaattttgattataaaaTAGTGTCATGTGGCTAGTAGGCAGCCCAGGTCCCAATATAATGCCTCCAATCTCAAACTCATTTGCCCACATCTACAACACTACTacatttttttgttgtaattgGATATTGTTGTTACTGGGTTGATAAAGTGAGTTATATCACTTTAAACACAGAACAATATGTTCCATCAAattggtttccttcttttcttgaatGACCAACAACGTTGCATCTTCACTCATCCCACCATCTGATTTGgtttttcatcatttccttaTTAGTCTAGAGGCCTGACACTGACCACTTTTCCAGATAAGTTTTACGtacacgtttttttttttaatggccaaCGTTTTCTTGTGTTTGCTGGTTCCACTGTTTTAATCCTTTTCTTTCCTAACGAGTCATTTAAACTAGGATTAtctatatcatcatcatcattatcatcattgtgTAAAATGGTGTTTATGCTATGCTAGACTGTATTTCATGTACTAATGTCTgctgatattctttttttttttttttgaggaagattagccctgagctagctgctgcctatcctcatctttttgctgaggaaggctggccctgagctcacatccgtgcccatcttcctccactttatatgtgggacgcctaccacagcatggcttgccaagccgtactatgttcgcacccaggatccgaaccggtgaaccctgggccaccgaagcggaacgtgcgcacttagctgttgcgtcaccgggccggccccgctgATATTCTGAACAGATTTCAAATTTACTGTATtgttaaaaatgtctttgaatattccttctcttctgttcatttctttgcttttcttgtccttttgCCCTTTTTGGTACAGGAGAAGAATGAAGGAGCATAATGTGCATTTAAACATATAACTCAATTCTTATGTGAGACGTAATGCTACCAGAACAAGTTTCACAGCTGGTGTCAAAATGCATGAAATCAATACAACAAGATTTTTCCGTTTAGAAAGGCAGAAATTGCTTCCTATAAGTGGCCATGGTCTTTTATGCAACTTATGGCACTTTCAGAGCAAGACTTAGATTAAAATCCATCATGCGTTTATTGAGCCTCAGTATtgggtatatttatatataattgtcTCCTTTAATTCTTTCAAGAATGCTGAATCTAGTAATATGTGATGGTTATAGAGACTGAAtactcaaataaatggaaataaactcTGCTGACAAGCAGGAACACTTTAGAATTTTCCACTCATTCTCTCCTGCTGGAGATTTAATGGTTGTCTTATATGGCAGAATTTGAACGCACAGACTTCGGCAGGGAGACTTGCCTTTTGTTAATTCTTTGTCTAGTGTGGTAGTTCCCACACTTGAGTTTGAATCAGAATTTCTCTTCAGGGCTATCCACAGAAAAGGCTCTAAACTATACTTTATGGCTGAGTTAACCCCTTCTCCAAGGCAGTTTTGTCTATACTAGATTTTCATCTTGGAATCTACTTTTCCCTCACTACTGAAAAGATGCAACTCCTCCGTATTTATTAATTTCCACTTTCATTCCAGCACAGGGCTACTCATTGAGAGAACTTGTGGATATGCTTTTGAACAGATTTGATGAAATAGGAGAAAAACTCAGTAGCAATATATAGAATTTTGCACTCATGAATCACCAGTTGTCTTTGGTCTCATGATTACTTTCATCTGCCTCTTAATGGTGAGAAGCTAGTACTGCTTTGttctcttctcccccaaaccttcTTGATAAACAGTCTCCTAAAAATCCCTGATGATATGTATTAggcattcttttcattttaggcAGGTTGGGGGAGCGAGGAAGGGAACTTTCTTCTGtgctataaatacattttaaaatctcctgCTTATCTGTTTGACCCAATTTTTAGAAGTTacctacattaaaataaatatttgatgagtttAGCATTGTAGTGAAACACCAGTTGTTTGCTTTTATTCATAAAGTTCAGCAAAAGCTACTGCCATACCTTGTGAGTTAACTTGCTTGCTAACAAGAACATTCTTTTGGAGTTACGTATTACTTTTTCTCTATGAAAACGAATGTAGCAAATTcaacttaaattatattttcaaaagtgtAATGCTAAGGCTACCCAAGCTAAATGAGAAAGTGTAGGCCAAATGGAGTGGCATTTCAGAATAATGGCTacagttttaatttctgtagaATAGCAGATCTGAAATACTCTTGtgtgaatttataattttcaagtaactattaaaaacacattaaaatttatttcatatccTATTCTGTTTTTCTTACATAGTTTGTAAACCCAacattacattattattatttttgcttaaacaaaagataatcttttaaagagatttacataataaaaacagatcttttgttttattcatgtaGTTGCAATTTtcagtgctcttcattcctttctttttttttttaagaagaaaaattttatttcaaacaggTTCAATGCTAGGTGTACTACAGCAAAGGTGGTTGTAACAGCACTTTCATTTCAAACCTGAACTGATGCACAAATTTGACACTGTTTAGCAATGATCAGTTTCTGCTAAAATGTGGTTTAAATCCATCAATATGCTGATTTTGACAGTTATTGTAGACCccattatttattttagtaatagAGGTAAAATTTTCGTCACCAAAAAATGAGAATAACCTTATAGTTTCTGTTAAGACAATGAGCTATGAAATATTACACCCTCACTTTATTAAGAGAAATGTGGACTTTATCCAAATGTGTTACTAACTGGTATTCTTCAGTCATCAGCTACTGTTGCCTTGATGGTTACTCCTCTTCTTATCTGACCCCAACCAATTAAacaccagtgtttctcaactctTTGGCTGAGGGCAATTTTTTCTCCTACTTCCGTGCATTCAGGATTAGTGAGAACCGTTTTACCCAAGTCAGCCTTAACTGCACTCACTCTTCCTTCTGTTGACAAGGATCCTGTGTTCACCATAAGCACTTCATTCTTAGACAGCTTTTGCACCTTTGCTGcttttttgtcttcctctgtccGTACACCAAGGAGCCGTCTAAGTAGGAAATAGGAAATTTCCAATTCTGTGAAGATCTCTGGTAAAGCTCCAACTGCACCAAGTACCTACCCCACCATCCTATCAGCCCGGCACAAAGTGGGGTCACTTTTTGTTCCAACTCCAATAAGACCCCGTGGAGCAGCATACTGAAGATCATTATGTTCTGCAAAAAGTgatacaattttggaaaagattgGTTTACACATGAGTTTTCCTTCACTGTCTTTGGAAACAATATCAGGTCTGACTTCTATCTCCTGGCCCACCTTTAAACTCCTTTTAAAATACTACCACCAGCCCTACCACCTTTAAGGTCATCAACCTCACAGCCAGGTTTGTTGACAGCAAAGTACCTAATAACAATAAGTTGGGGTTCTGACGTAAAGTCTCTTAGAGGTACTGGAATTTTCTTTGCAATATACTCACAGACAACTTCAATATTATATTTCAGCTGTACAGAAATTGGAATAATGGGAGCTGCTTCTTCTACTGTACCTTGTACAAATGCAAGGATCTGTTCATACTGTTCTTTAGCCTGACTTTCTTTTACCAAATCAATTTTATTCTGTAGAATCAAAATATGTTTCAGCTTCATAATTTCTATGGCAGCCAGGTGTTCAGAAGTCTGAGGTTGAGGACAAGATTCATTACCAGCTATCAACCAAAGAGCTGCATCCATCACTGTTGCACCATTCAGCATCATAGCCATCAAAATATCATGGCCAGGACAGTCAACAAAGGAAACATGTCTGACAAGTCTAAAGTTCCCTCTGGTCCCTGGAATGTCTGAAGGAAATTCATCAGGTGTACTGCTTCCACAGGATCTGTAGCATTCTGGCCGAGGAGAACTTGCATCATTAAGTTTATAAATCTTGGCATTCACATATCCAAGCTTGATTGTAGTATTTCTTTCCAGTTCATTTTTGAACCTGACAGTGTGAACTCCAGAAATAGCTTTTACAACTGTAGATTTTCCATGAGCAACATGACCAATTGTACCTATGTTAATTGTGGCTTGTCTGCTGATAACTTTGTGAGAGAGAGGAGTCAACTTGGTAACATCCAAGTTGGCCAGACCCTGGCGAGAAAGATGCGGCTGCCCCACAGCCATTGCAACTTCGCCTGCCACCATCTTGCCCAGAAAagctctt contains the following coding sequences:
- the LOC103547672 gene encoding LOW QUALITY PROTEIN: eukaryotic translation initiation factor 2 subunit 3, Y-linked-like (The sequence of the model RefSeq protein was modified relative to this genomic sequence to represent the inferred CDS: inserted 1 base in 1 codon; substituted 1 base at 1 genomic stop codon), translating into MVAGEVAMAVGQPHLSRQGLANLDVTKLTPLSHKVISRQATINIGTIGHVAHGKSTVVKAISGVHTVRFKNELERNTTIKLGYVNAKIYKLNDASSPRPECYRSCGSSTPDEFPSDIPGTRGNFRLVRHVSFVDCPGHDILMAMMLNGATVMDAALWLIAGNESCPQPQTSEHLAAIEIMKLKHILILQNKIDLVKESQAKEQYEQILAFVQGTVEEAAPIIPISVQLKYNIEVVCEYIAKKIPVPLRDFTSEPQLIVIRYFAVNKPGCEVDDLKGGRAGGSILKGXLKVGQEIEVRPDIVSKDSEGKLMCKPIFSKIVSLFAEHNDLQYAAPRGLIGVGTKSDPTLCRADRMVGXVLGAVGALPEIFTELEISYFLLRRLLGVRTEEDKKAAKVQKLSKNEVLMVNTGSLSTEGRVSAVKADLGKTVLTNPECTEVGEKIALSQRVEKHWCLIGWGQIRRGVTIKATVADD